The nucleotide sequence TTAGAAAGTTATCTAAACAACCCCCAAGAATCGACAATCCTCTTGATATGCCACAAGTATAAATCTTTAGACAAACGCAAAAGCATCTATAAATCTTTGTCAAAAAAAGCGGTTCTTTTTGAAAGCAAGAAACTTTACGACAACCAAGTACCCGCATGGATTGAGAACTATGTGACCAACAAAAAATATACCTTAAACCCTAAGGCGTCACACTTACTCGCAGAATATTTAGGGAATGATTTGAGTAAAGTGAGCAACGAGCTAGACAAACTCATGATAATATCTCCACCTAACAGCGAAATCACTGTTGAAAGCATAGAAAGAAATATTGGTATTAGTAAAGATTACAACAACTTTGAATTGACCAATGCTTTAGGCAAAAAAGATATTTTAAAATGCAATCGAATTGCTTCCTATTTTGCACAAAACAATAAAGACAATCCCTTAGTTGTCACTGTTGGCGTAATATTCAATTTCTTTCAAAAAATATTATTGTACCACACCCTACAAGATAAGTCCAGTAAAAATGCAGCTAGAGTTTTAAAGGTCAATCCTTTTTTTATTAAAGACTATCAAACAGCAGCTAAATACTACTCCAAAAGAAAATGTATGGATATCATTTCCTTGTGCAGAACCTACGACATGAAGTCAAAAGGTGTTGATAATCATTCCATTAGTGATGGTGAATTACTAAAAGAATTTTTGTTTAAAATTCTGCATTAAAAACAATACCTTTGCCCCTCAATTTATCCGATGAAAACAAAATTAACTTTTATCTTTATTTTTCTCTCTCAACTCACTCTTTTTGCCCAAAAAGGAAGTGTCAGAGGCTTTGTTTACGACAAAGAAAACGGAGAGGCTATTATGTTTTGTAACGTTATTATTGAAGGCAAATCTATTGGTGCTTCAACAGACGTTAACGGTTTTTTTAACATTACCAATGTGCCAGTAGGAAAGCATACTTTGTTTGTTACCTATGTTGGCTACGATACCCTAAGACAAGAAATTGTCTTGAAAGACAAACAAATACTCAATCAAAAGCTTGAAATATCACCCTCATCTGTTCAGATAGAAACAGTGACCGTATCTGCCGATAGGCAAGAGATGAAAACAGAAGTGAAAGTTTCCGTAACTAAAATCACCCCAAAGGATATAAAAATAATTCCAGCAATTGGTGGAGAGCCTGACTTGGCTCAATATCTGCAAGTGCTACCCGGTGTCGTATTTACTGGAGATCAAGGTGGTCAACTCTATATTCGAGGGGGCTCGCCCATCCAAAACAAAGTACTTCTCGATGGTATGATTGTCTACAACCCCTTTCACTCTATTGGTCTATTTTCTGTATTTGACACCGATTTAATGAGGAATGCCGATATCTATACAGGGGGGTTTGGCGCACAATATGGTGGACGTATATCCTCAATAATGGATATTACTACAAAAGACGGAAACAAAAATAGGTTAGCTGGAAAGGTTTCTACAAATACCTTTGGTAGTAAACTAATGCTAGAAGGTCCATTCTTCAAAAAAGGGGGGAACTCGTCATTTATAATGTCAGCCAAAACGTCCTACTTGGACAAAAGCTCTAAGCTACTTTACACCTATATTGATACAGCTGGGCTTCCTTACAGCTACACCGACCTTTATGGTAAAATATCTGTCAATAGTAGCAATGGTAGCAAGTGGAGCTTATTTGGTTACAACTACCGAGATAAGGTCAGCTACAAAGACGTTTCTAATTTGGGTTGGAAATCTGGAGGTATAGGAAGTAATTTCATTCTAGTGCCGTCTGGAAATTCGACTATTATAGAAGGTGCTTTTGCCTACTCTTCCTATCTTATAAGGTTAGAAGAAGCCATCGTAAATCCAAGACAAAGCGGTATCAACGGCTTTAACTTAGGACTTAACTTCACCACTTTCAACGCTGATAATGAATTGCAGTACGGACTTGAAGTGTTAGGCTATCAAACCGACTTTGACTTCACCAATGCAACAGGCTTACTTACAGAACAAAAAGAAAATTCAACCGAATTATCTGGTTTTATCAGATATAAGATTAAAACCAATAAATTAATTCTCGATCCCGGAATAAGAATTTACAAATACAACTCCATAGCAGCTACCTTTGAGCCCAGACTAGGAGCTAAATTTTTAGCAACAGATAATTTACGTTTCAAGCTTGCCGCAGGAAAATATTCTCAAAACTTAGTCAGCACAAACTCCGACCAAGATGTGGTCAACT is from Flavobacteriales bacterium and encodes:
- the holA gene encoding DNA polymerase III subunit delta — translated: MNFEAILSDLKAKKYQPIYFLMGEESYYIDLICDYISQNVLSETEKEFNQNVLYGKDVDVQTVVSTAKQFPFMGERMVVIVKEAQQLKKIEQLESYLNNPQESTILLICHKYKSLDKRKSIYKSLSKKAVLFESKKLYDNQVPAWIENYVTNKKYTLNPKASHLLAEYLGNDLSKVSNELDKLMIISPPNSEITVESIERNIGISKDYNNFELTNALGKKDILKCNRIASYFAQNNKDNPLVVTVGVIFNFFQKILLYHTLQDKSSKNAARVLKVNPFFIKDYQTAAKYYSKRKCMDIISLCRTYDMKSKGVDNHSISDGELLKEFLFKILH
- a CDS encoding TonB-dependent receptor, whose translation is MKTKLTFIFIFLSQLTLFAQKGSVRGFVYDKENGEAIMFCNVIIEGKSIGASTDVNGFFNITNVPVGKHTLFVTYVGYDTLRQEIVLKDKQILNQKLEISPSSVQIETVTVSADRQEMKTEVKVSVTKITPKDIKIIPAIGGEPDLAQYLQVLPGVVFTGDQGGQLYIRGGSPIQNKVLLDGMIVYNPFHSIGLFSVFDTDLMRNADIYTGGFGAQYGGRISSIMDITTKDGNKNRLAGKVSTNTFGSKLMLEGPFFKKGGNSSFIMSAKTSYLDKSSKLLYTYIDTAGLPYSYTDLYGKISVNSSNGSKWSLFGYNYRDKVSYKDVSNLGWKSGGIGSNFILVPSGNSTIIEGAFAYSSYLIRLEEAIVNPRQSGINGFNLGLNFTTFNADNELQYGLEVLGYQTDFDFTNATGLLTEQKENSTELSGFIRYKIKTNKLILDPGIRIYKYNSIAATFEPRLGAKFLATDNLRFKLAAGKYSQNLVSTNSDQDVVNLFYGFLSAPDNLPDEFKGEEVVNGLQMANHLILGLEYDISSKIDFNLEGYVKDFTQLTNINKDKLTLSDPDFIVEEGLAKGVDLVLKYNDPKFYFWLVYSLGHITRSGEDIEYNPHFDRRHNVNLVSTYKFGVQKNWSFDARWNIGSGFPFTQTQGFYPSMDFSDGINTNYTSESGELGIIYAGLNEGRLPWYHRLDIALKKEQKLSKHSTFEWNVGVTNVYNRENIFYFNRIEYKRVNQLPFMPSAGMSLSF